From the genome of Candidatus Electrothrix communis, one region includes:
- the cas2 gene encoding CRISPR-associated endonuclease Cas2, which yields MVCFDIRNPRRLYRVARELGNFGVRVQKSIFECHLEQEQLEELQRRLAKWIDGDLDKVRYYFLCPKDVKEIIVDGPGRVTVDPDFILL from the coding sequence GTGGTCTGTTTTGATATCCGCAACCCGCGACGACTGTATCGGGTGGCGCGGGAACTGGGGAACTTCGGGGTTCGGGTGCAGAAGAGCATTTTTGAGTGCCATCTTGAGCAGGAACAGCTGGAGGAGCTGCAACGGCGACTGGCGAAATGGATTGATGGGGATCTGGATAAGGTACGCTATTATTTTCTCTGCCCGAAAGATGTGAAAGAGATTATAGTGGACGGACCGGGCAGGGTAACGGTTGACCCGGATTTTATCCTGTTGTAA
- a CDS encoding RAMP superfamily CRISPR-associated protein has protein sequence MKEFYLPYNFIPVTGIIRKKQQGKQRLRARYDYDGEAQRPDQEGAKHASAKTLARHDLWQAGRCSGAFTCQLRIISPTVVGNEHKGNDPTEVCQYTWDGKPAIPANSLRGMISTLAESLSQSALRVLHPDFHPAFANIEQDLIPWNEQRFLNSGLTPAELLFGVVESNNKSDEDNRSNRVQDEHTHNLASRVRFYDGKLTEGGNSKEVLDDSVVLQMLASPKPEGYPDDDNEHNEIDQPSLYFRRTQEDPSMTYRDLREYTGNPVPPHPLPHGRKFYLLREKPDQLDLTEYAEDGSKTKNRLKCQPVKPGTQFKFNVAFDNLSDAELTLLKTALVPDPHQGFYHRLGLGKPLGMGIVQVKIMDTEYIDRKQRYSVDGLLNGGGKTTEEAAEDDPSLIDDETLKQILKAGSLKALRAGVAVRWRRGHLKNEKKEEAAPLPQLDPDDKFLPDFYELRQFAIGSSSKPKVCGDDSESNFIVEPGEEQTKAVVWLKEQIDGMDKKSFDQLTEKELEDRIVGPALSKLWEKIADHEQKTAVKELIVAAAKKRKWAYRWKSGGSKRAKKKYDAWN, from the coding sequence ATGAAAGAATTCTATCTGCCATATAACTTTATTCCTGTTACCGGCATAATCAGGAAGAAACAGCAAGGGAAACAACGCCTGCGGGCAAGGTATGATTATGATGGCGAGGCGCAGAGACCTGATCAGGAAGGAGCAAAGCATGCTTCGGCCAAGACTCTGGCCCGTCATGATCTGTGGCAGGCCGGCCGCTGTTCCGGTGCCTTCACATGTCAGCTCCGTATCATCAGCCCTACTGTTGTCGGCAATGAACATAAGGGCAACGATCCAACAGAGGTCTGCCAATATACCTGGGACGGCAAACCCGCTATCCCGGCCAACAGTCTGCGCGGCATGATCAGTACCTTGGCTGAAAGCCTGAGCCAGTCTGCCCTGCGGGTGTTGCATCCTGATTTTCATCCGGCCTTTGCGAACATAGAGCAGGATCTTATCCCGTGGAACGAACAGCGGTTTCTGAATAGCGGTCTGACCCCGGCAGAGCTGTTGTTCGGGGTGGTGGAGAGTAATAATAAGTCCGATGAGGATAATCGGAGCAACCGGGTACAGGATGAGCATACCCACAACCTTGCCTCGCGGGTACGGTTTTATGATGGTAAGCTGACAGAAGGGGGAAACTCGAAAGAAGTGCTGGATGATTCCGTTGTTCTGCAAATGTTGGCTTCTCCCAAGCCGGAAGGATACCCGGATGACGATAACGAACATAATGAAATCGACCAACCTTCGCTTTATTTTCGCCGCACTCAGGAAGATCCGAGTATGACCTATCGTGATCTGAGGGAATATACCGGCAATCCGGTTCCGCCTCACCCGTTGCCGCATGGACGCAAATTCTACCTCCTGCGTGAGAAACCGGATCAGCTTGACCTGACCGAATATGCGGAAGACGGGTCGAAAACGAAAAACAGACTGAAATGCCAACCCGTTAAACCGGGTACGCAGTTTAAGTTCAATGTCGCTTTCGACAACCTGAGCGATGCAGAACTGACCTTGTTGAAAACAGCTCTGGTTCCTGACCCGCACCAAGGATTCTATCATCGTCTGGGCCTGGGCAAACCGTTGGGGATGGGGATTGTCCAGGTTAAAATTATGGACACGGAGTATATCGACAGAAAACAGCGATATTCTGTTGACGGACTGTTGAACGGCGGCGGGAAAACAACAGAAGAAGCCGCCGAGGACGATCCGTCCCTGATTGACGATGAAACGTTGAAGCAGATACTCAAGGCCGGTTCGCTGAAGGCTTTGCGGGCCGGAGTGGCGGTACGCTGGCGTAGAGGCCACCTGAAGAATGAAAAAAAGGAGGAAGCCGCTCCCCTGCCGCAACTTGATCCTGACGATAAGTTTCTGCCGGATTTTTACGAACTGCGGCAATTTGCCATCGGTTCCAGCTCCAAGCCCAAGGTCTGCGGCGATGATTCTGAATCCAACTTTATTGTTGAACCCGGTGAGGAGCAGACAAAAGCTGTTGTGTGGCTGAAAGAACAGATTGACGGAATGGATAAAAAATCCTTTGATCAGCTGACAGAAAAAGAACTGGAAGATAGAATTGTAGGGCCAGCCCTTTCCAAACTCTGGGAGAAGATAGCGGATCATGAGCAGAAAACAGCGGTAAAGGAGCTGATCGTAGCTGCGGCGAAAAAGAGAAAATGGGCGTACCGTTGGAAAAGCGGTGGCAGCAAACGAGCTAAGAAGAAATATGATGCTTGGAACTGA
- a CDS encoding RAMP superfamily CRISPR-associated protein, translating into MTYKRILVTGTLTCLSDLHVGDGDLALQSERKTSTSEPEKASADRAAANPNRAKIIRVIALDGVNNKEEQQEKKEKKKEEPEGSYNTVCRDYQNRAYIPGSTLRGSLASFLDQKKGFYRKFFGYADEETGNGQAACRAAGLLRVYDARLQEMPNTLEKELGFLDLPGFSQKRRTFLRHSVSICPVTGTAAKGKLFCYEFVPKDSVFTLQFQVESRNKVGAEELTEKELAQLLGLAQQWNAEAAAVGSGVTKGYGRVQWKLERVEALSVAEELHWLESNSLEPPPMKPLTDTAQSADISTLLSDAAQDTASLKFTLNILPKGPFLVNEPEYVQDKAKQKDDEHFSDLEYSRNHRNGKEAQAFIPSRTLAGAIRGRARRILATIAHQHYGLSEAASADIADPLVKKFFGSEERRGALRLTEAGGEAKEHIQNFIGVDRFTGGVNKGANYKVRAAACNKLSASNCLLDRRLTPNGDWWKGMLLLVLLDGMDGDMQIGWGKAKGYGKMNFQLEYGGKTFGERQKVLDEIRDVIGQDAAKQWVEALHDQIRSKAEGKVATGGLA; encoded by the coding sequence ATGACATATAAACGTATTCTTGTAACCGGTACCCTGACCTGCCTGAGCGATTTGCATGTGGGGGACGGTGATTTGGCCTTGCAAAGCGAGCGAAAGACCTCAACATCCGAGCCTGAAAAAGCCTCAGCAGACCGAGCAGCGGCGAACCCAAACAGGGCCAAAATTATCAGGGTGATTGCTCTGGACGGTGTTAATAACAAAGAGGAACAACAGGAGAAAAAAGAGAAAAAGAAAGAAGAACCAGAGGGCAGTTACAACACGGTCTGTCGTGATTATCAAAACAGGGCCTATATCCCCGGTTCCACCCTGCGCGGTTCGTTGGCCTCTTTTCTTGATCAAAAGAAAGGGTTTTATCGAAAATTTTTTGGCTATGCTGACGAGGAAACAGGCAATGGGCAGGCTGCCTGCCGGGCTGCTGGTTTGCTGCGGGTGTATGATGCCCGCTTGCAGGAAATGCCGAACACTCTGGAAAAGGAACTGGGATTTCTCGACCTGCCCGGTTTTTCCCAGAAACGGCGTACCTTTCTTCGCCACAGTGTCTCCATCTGCCCGGTCACCGGGACAGCGGCAAAAGGCAAGCTATTCTGTTATGAGTTCGTTCCCAAGGATTCAGTCTTCACCCTGCAATTTCAGGTTGAGAGCCGTAATAAAGTAGGAGCGGAAGAGCTTACCGAAAAAGAACTGGCGCAGTTGCTGGGCCTTGCTCAACAGTGGAACGCCGAAGCTGCTGCTGTTGGTTCCGGGGTTACCAAGGGCTATGGGCGAGTACAATGGAAATTAGAGCGGGTGGAAGCTCTAAGCGTGGCAGAGGAGCTACACTGGTTGGAAAGCAATTCCTTAGAACCGCCACCCATGAAGCCGCTTACCGATACGGCCCAGTCTGCGGATATCTCCACGTTGTTGTCAGATGCAGCACAAGATACCGCATCGCTCAAATTCACATTGAACATCCTGCCAAAAGGGCCGTTTCTGGTCAATGAGCCTGAATATGTGCAGGATAAGGCGAAACAAAAAGATGATGAGCATTTTTCTGACCTGGAATACAGCCGCAACCATCGCAACGGGAAAGAGGCCCAAGCCTTTATCCCTTCACGAACCTTGGCCGGTGCCATCCGAGGCCGAGCCCGACGTATTCTGGCCACCATTGCCCATCAGCATTATGGCCTTTCTGAAGCTGCATCAGCTGACATAGCAGACCCCTTGGTGAAAAAGTTTTTTGGGTCAGAAGAAAGAAGAGGTGCCTTGCGTCTGACCGAGGCAGGAGGGGAAGCAAAGGAGCATATCCAGAATTTCATCGGAGTGGATCGCTTTACCGGTGGGGTGAATAAAGGGGCCAATTATAAGGTTCGGGCTGCTGCCTGCAATAAACTCTCAGCCTCAAATTGTCTGCTTGACCGACGACTGACCCCGAACGGGGACTGGTGGAAGGGGATGCTGCTTTTGGTTCTGCTTGACGGCATGGACGGGGATATGCAGATCGGCTGGGGCAAGGCCAAAGGCTATGGCAAGATGAATTTTCAGCTTGAATATGGTGGCAAGACCTTTGGGGAACGGCAGAAAGTGCTGGATGAAATAAGGGATGTCATTGGCCAAGACGCAGCTAAACAATGGGTGGAGGCCCTGCATGATCAAATCAGAAGCAAGGCAGAGGGAAAAGTTGCAACAGGAGGACTCGCATGA
- a CDS encoding type II toxin-antitoxin system RelE/ParE family toxin → MYEVKYHPKIKKDLKKIDPKLREKIRIEHIPKILSDPRTGEKLSGDLNGTCSYHFKMVGQQFRIAYILDEQAKTVFVQMIAKRGDFYVLLKRRIRG, encoded by the coding sequence ATGTATGAGGTCAAATATCATCCCAAGATCAAAAAGGATCTGAAAAAGATTGATCCAAAACTACGTGAAAAAATCAGAATTGAGCATATTCCGAAAATCTTATCAGATCCCAGAACAGGAGAAAAGTTATCAGGAGATTTGAACGGAACCTGCTCTTATCATTTTAAAATGGTAGGGCAGCAATTTCGAATAGCCTATATTCTCGATGAACAGGCCAAGACGGTATTTGTTCAGATGATAGCAAAAAGAGGGGATTTCTATGTTTTACTCAAACGGAGAATTCGAGGGTGA
- the cas2 gene encoding CRISPR-associated endonuclease Cas2 codes for MSRMWMITYDISDDRIRYRVAKILENHGSRVQYSVFECRLREQERAFAP; via the coding sequence ATGAGCCGAATGTGGATGATCACCTATGATATCAGCGATGATCGCATTCGGTACCGGGTGGCGAAAATCCTTGAGAATCATGGCTCCAGGGTGCAGTACAGCGTGTTTGAATGCCGTCTGCGGGAGCAGGAAAGGGCGTTTGCTCCGTGA